A single region of the Bacillus cereus genome encodes:
- a CDS encoding nucleotidyltransferase, which translates to MPRIKKIGRFCPVDDQGFIINDAHLNKIQPVFWEVIQEIKDTCCQLLRDDLHSVYIRGSIPRGIGIEGIADVDMIILVQKDPKAINLSWRKKLEVQITQQFTCISGVELSFYSEKEVINSEDFSFIGFMIQTHSVCILGEDVKLFLPKYKVSQEIAYEHLIHLRKQIEQAHKELIHNQDVDDIEDCCRWIMKIIIRAGLALTIDREGLYSRDLYPAYALFSKHFSEQKKNMRKALQYVIEPIKDIEEILSFLDTFGNWLIERAGDYLKNIRF; encoded by the coding sequence TTGCCAAGAATAAAAAAAATAGGGCGTTTTTGTCCTGTGGATGATCAAGGATTTATTATAAATGATGCACATTTGAATAAAATTCAGCCTGTGTTTTGGGAGGTAATACAAGAAATAAAGGATACTTGTTGTCAATTGTTACGGGATGATTTGCATAGTGTTTATATAAGAGGTTCTATTCCAAGAGGGATTGGAATAGAAGGTATTGCAGACGTAGATATGATTATTTTAGTTCAAAAGGACCCTAAGGCAATAAACTTAAGCTGGAGAAAGAAGCTAGAAGTCCAAATTACACAGCAGTTTACTTGTATATCAGGAGTGGAGTTAAGTTTTTATAGTGAAAAAGAAGTAATAAACTCAGAGGATTTTTCTTTTATAGGATTTATGATTCAAACACATAGTGTGTGTATATTGGGTGAAGACGTAAAATTATTTTTACCTAAATATAAAGTAAGTCAGGAGATAGCGTATGAACATCTCATTCATTTGCGGAAACAAATTGAACAAGCACACAAAGAGTTAATTCATAATCAAGACGTGGATGATATAGAGGATTGCTGTCGGTGGATTATGAAAATAATAATCAGAGCCGGTCTAGCATTAACAATTGATAGAGAAGGGCTTTATTCCAGGGACTTATACCCAGCGTATGCACTATTTAGTAAGCATTTTTCCGAGCAAAAAAAGAATATGAGGAAGGCATTACAATATGTAATTGAGCCTATAAAAGATATAGAAGAAATTTTATCGTTTTTAGATACCTTTGGTAATTGGTTGATAGAAAGAGCGGGGGATTATTTGAAGAATATCCGTTTTTAA
- a CDS encoding PhzF family phenazine biosynthesis protein, which translates to MQTVAKEMNFADYYGIPEDTATGSSNECLAAYLLKYRYFGTEKVDMRVEQGYEINRPSLIHIQAEKVASKINVSVGGKVESIASGKWIVSYHKGE; encoded by the coding sequence ATGCAGACAGTAGCAAAAGAAATGAATTTTGCAGATTACTATGGAATCCCAGAGGATACGGCAACAGGAAGCTCAAACGAATGTTTAGCAGCGTATCTTCTAAAATATCGTTATTTTGGAACAGAAAAGGTAGATATGCGTGTTGAACAAGGATATGAAATAAACAGGCCTTCTTTAATACATATACAAGCTGAAAAAGTAGCGAGTAAAATTAATGTTAGTGTAGGCGGAAAAGTAGAAAGTATTGCAAGTGGGAAATGGATCGTATCATATCATAAGGGGGAATAG
- a CDS encoding YdbC family protein — MLLKTIFCKVEEEKRELFSDAQEKWRDLQYLDGFYGQFGGWNEDEACVYTLWKDRNAYQSFMNDAHDTIFFNSNQEGTYTSCNIEMFQTLYDITEISLKDVIAQGSFVRVAICDVGEGKEKYFLHAQETIWNKGMENAKGILGGVVGKSLKTENRYIVLTYWQDEIAHESYMKEIFPALYQLANVNEYVENINGKRVIRKEEWSVAASKLS; from the coding sequence ATGCTATTAAAAACAATATTTTGCAAGGTGGAAGAAGAGAAAAGGGAATTGTTTTCTGATGCGCAAGAAAAATGGCGTGATTTACAGTATTTAGACGGATTCTATGGACAATTTGGTGGGTGGAATGAAGATGAAGCATGTGTGTATACTTTATGGAAAGATAGAAATGCATATCAATCATTCATGAATGACGCCCATGATACAATTTTTTTTAATAGTAATCAAGAAGGCACATATACTTCCTGCAATATTGAAATGTTTCAAACGTTGTATGATATAACAGAAATTTCTTTGAAAGACGTAATTGCACAAGGTTCATTTGTAAGAGTTGCAATTTGCGATGTGGGGGAAGGGAAAGAAAAATACTTTTTACATGCGCAAGAAACAATTTGGAATAAAGGAATGGAAAATGCAAAAGGGATATTAGGTGGAGTTGTAGGAAAGTCTTTAAAGACTGAAAATCGTTACATAGTATTAACGTATTGGCAAGATGAAATAGCACATGAAAGTTATATGAAAGAAATTTTTCCTGCGTTATACCAGTTAGCAAATGTAAATGAGTATGTTGAAAATATAAATGGGAAGAGAGTTATTCGGAAGGAAGAATGGTCTGTTGCCGCTTCTAAATTAAGTTAG
- a CDS encoding VOC family protein: MSRVLRFELQVPNPEEAIQFYTNSFGWKFEKMPGSHDYWFIITGESDRPGIDGGLMKSPDGATRTTNSIEVPSVDEYINKVIENGGQVVVPKTAIPNMGYFAYCIDNQGLLFGVCEENIEA; the protein is encoded by the coding sequence ATGAGTAGAGTTTTAAGATTTGAATTGCAAGTCCCAAACCCTGAAGAAGCTATTCAATTTTATACAAATAGTTTTGGATGGAAGTTTGAAAAAATGCCTGGATCACATGACTATTGGTTCATTATAACGGGGGAAAGCGATCGACCTGGTATTGATGGTGGATTAATGAAATCACCTGATGGTGCTACTAGGACGACTAATTCGATTGAAGTACCTTCAGTTGATGAGTACATAAATAAAGTCATTGAAAATGGTGGACAAGTAGTTGTACCTAAAACTGCTATTCCTAATATGGGTTACTTTGCTTATTGTATAGATAATCAAGGGCTTCTTTTTGGAGTATGTGAAGAAAATATTGAAGCATAA
- a CDS encoding pseudouridine synthase, which produces MRINKFISEAGKASRRGADKLINERRVIINGKVAKIGDQVNPGDDVRVNGEQLRIARDHVYIALNKPVGITCTSEKAVKGNIIDLVNHPLRINHIGRLDKDSDGLILLTNDGDIVNEILRAENKHEKEYIVSVDKPITPEFLEKMAAGVKILDTKTLPCEITQLSKYEFKIILTQGLNRQIRRMCEALGYQVYTLKRTRIMNIELNNLPVGQWRDLSKKEKRRLFSDLNYEPQDW; this is translated from the coding sequence TTGCGTATCAATAAATTTATTAGTGAAGCTGGAAAAGCGTCTCGACGTGGAGCAGATAAGTTAATTAATGAGAGAAGAGTAATTATTAACGGTAAGGTTGCAAAAATTGGTGACCAAGTAAATCCAGGTGATGACGTACGAGTAAATGGAGAGCAACTTCGTATTGCTCGAGACCATGTGTATATCGCTTTAAATAAACCAGTAGGTATTACATGTACAAGTGAAAAAGCAGTAAAAGGTAATATTATCGATTTAGTGAATCATCCTTTACGAATTAATCACATCGGGCGTCTCGATAAAGACTCAGACGGTTTAATTTTGTTAACGAATGATGGCGATATTGTTAATGAGATTTTACGTGCTGAAAACAAGCATGAGAAAGAATATATCGTTTCAGTAGATAAGCCGATTACACCGGAGTTTTTAGAGAAAATGGCAGCAGGTGTTAAAATTTTAGATACAAAAACGCTTCCTTGTGAGATTACACAGTTATCAAAATATGAGTTCAAAATTATTTTAACACAGGGGCTAAATCGTCAAATTCGCCGCATGTGTGAAGCTTTAGGTTATCAAGTATATACGTTAAAACGTACGAGAATTATGAATATTGAATTGAATAATTTACCGGTTGGACAGTGGAGAGATTTATCGAAGAAAGAGAAAAGACGTCTATTTTCAGATTTAAATTACGAACCACAAGATTGGTAA